The DNA segment ACCATCGtcatcagtatgttttgcaacaatGCGAatgtcttgagagagctctttccttttacccatcatgagatgcttcttgtgtgacaccttggtattgagaaacctttttataggccatcaattaggattaaaccagctgatattaatttgcactgatagggagcaggattgctttctaaatactgacagatttcagctggtttcttggctttccaaGCCTTTTTGTACCTCCTTTTCTTcgtgtgttcaatactttttccctgtgtcattcttTATTacacactttattacacataacttcatttatggacttatttgttttgatttctttgtatgtgtggattacttggcttgtcaatagccccattagaaatatatttactgagaaaaatgtttatgcgttcaataattatttttttttatgaaaaagtttgggaacccctcttaattctttggatttttgtttatcattggctgagctttcaaagtagcaacttccttttaatataagacatgccttatggaaacagtagtatttcagcagtgacattaagtttattggaatcacagaaaatatgcaatatgcatcataacaaaattagacaggtgcataaatttgggcaccccaacagagatatgacatcaatacttagttgagcctccttttgcaaatataaaagcCTCTAGATGTCTCCTACAGCCTTTGattagtgtctggattctggatggaggtatttttgaccattcttccatacaaaatctctccagttcagttaaatttaatggctgccgaggcatggacagcctgcttcaaatcatcccatagattttcaatgatattcaagtcaggggactgtaacAGCCATTCCAGACCattatacttctccctctgcatgaatgcctttgtaaaactgtgttttgggtcattgtcttgttggaatatccaacccctgcgtaacttcaactttgagaCTGATACtttaacattatcctgaagaatttgttgatactgggttgaattcatctgacccttgactttaacaagggccccaagtccctgaactagccacacagaatcccagcatgatggaacctccaccaaatttaagagtaggtagcagatgtttttcttggaatgcggtattCTTCTTCCgccttgcaaagcactttttgttatgaccaaataactcaatttttgtctcatcagtccaaagcactttgttccaaaatgaatctggcttgtctaaatgagcatttgcatacaacaagcgactctgtatgtggcgtgagtgcagaaagggcttctttctcatcaccctgccatacagatgttctttgtgcaaattgcactgaattgtagaacaatgtacagatacaccatctgcagcaaaatgttcttgcaggtctttggagatgatctgtgggttgtctgtaaccattctcacaatcctggccttccagacctgggtttaacagcaactgtgcctgtggccttccatttcctgattacattccttagggcttgtttatatttcacgctcagaacacataTGTgcccacatcatggctgccacacgtttcCAGCATTCATTTCACAtctcctctgagcaggtcctcagaaattaatgcaacgcgTGCCTGAGTTGCAgcaccagcaaaaagtcggggggcgcagtgtgataaaagtcggaacgtgacgtcagagtctctgtttactatctacaaatgacagaaagcctctatgcagaTCCTATGGggatcgatgtgcatgcttcgatgtttgatgaatggttcgatgtggtgaagcaaaatgccaacatacagatgcattcgtggtgcttttctattcaagagtcgcatattcccgatcgttatgacacaatacattttaaaagtctcacataccatcttttgtgccgtctttttttttttttttttgcaacttcacaacaggaacataatgtacagcgctgtatttgagccactgagaaaaaaaattaaggacttggtgaaaacgtgtattttgtgattaaagtggaaatttcagctttaatctcaaaatgttcactttaaccttgtagtttactttatcattaaagcagaccatcgtaaacgtcatcccagtttttactCGCtatggcaagcagcaatagatcaccacacagaacacattatatgtgtgatattccaactctctgcacatttaattcacatttgtgaattttcccttgggattaataaagtatctatctatctatctatctatctacctcctCCAAACCTCATTCAGGTAATTCATTACTGTGCACACATccactacagacagacacaatgcTGGTCAAAAAGACAAACGAGCCACCTCTGATGTCCATTGCATCAACTCTCTCATTTAGGCCCTTCTGATCAAGTAGTGCACCTTCACGTGGGTTGCTCAATGACCTGCAACCTGGAAGGAAGTCCTCCAACATTTGCCTTGTGGTTGGTGAAGTAACACAGCATCTCCACACAGCTTCTTAAGACTGAGCCTGACAGAGCTATGTGGGCTACCCTGTCACCAGACACTCATCTGCGATTGCCAGCTACAAAGTTGGCTCCAGGAGTGGGTCACGGTATCTCCTTTGAAGGCTCTACTTTATCATAATCATTGTGGAAGTCTTGTTTGTGCTTAACTTTCTTTAGCCCTATTCTTGAGACCTTTTTGACTCATACcttgggcacaaagcaaaaaacatcatAACTCTCAGTGTCCCCGAAAAATAGGCCTTCCTGCACCACTCCAATGCCACAGGCCAGGGAGAAGTAATAGAAATGTTCATTGTTACCCTTTATTCCTAAgataattgtgttattttatatattttatttaaataattacatactGTCCTAGTGCAAAAATgccttttactgtatgttttctttcaaagtgttacattatgtttgtatattacaaatgtttaattataatataCGTATGCACTAGCATTTAAAAAAGGGATTGAAAGCATCTCCAGTGAATTATGAAAGATTACCATTTGCCCATTTTATGAATATAATTAGCATCTCATTATAGAGGTTATCATGACCATATAACACCTGAAAGTTAAAACTCTGTAGAAGGCATACCAGAATTGTCAAAAAGAACAGTAAGTATTTATAAAGAAATTGTATTATGTGTTATAACTACCTCTAATCTGTAAAATGTTATATaaactttatatttaataattctgcttaattattttttaaacagaaactgtatTTTTCATGACAGAAACAACATTCTCTTTGCACCTGTGAATATatggttctgatttttttttaataaaaataaagacactaACATAGGATAAAGGTTTGTTTCATGgataattcaaattattttttaaagattaaacaacaatgtaatatgtatttttcatttgactgcgataaaaaaaacaactcagaaaGCATTTCAGCGTAAGGTAAGATAttgattgttgatttttttttttcatctgctgACATTCTGAAGTAAATGGAAAGTCCCCTGTGTAGctttttctcttttcagtatTCAGCAGCCTAAATGTTCTAATTATTTAAGGCAAAATACTGGGCCAATGTTTACACTTTATGTTtcctaaaagtaaaataaatactacTATAAATGTCACATGTTGCTGCTTATGGACTGAACTCATTTGTGATGTTATGAAGTGCATATTAACAATATGTGCCAGTTTTATAATGGTATTTTTATGAGGTATTgtgtaaaatgacaaaaatatttatttattggaaaaatTGACATAATGTTAagttgagtaataatttccaacaAATATGTGACTCTGGACAGTGACAATCTGAACTTAAAGCCACCTTGTATACTTGTGTATATGTatagagtttattttaaataaaccaaGTGATGGTTTTGGGTTTATATCttaacttcatgttttttttaatttaagttgcatttctgtttttcatattatatttgtaCTGGACTCTTAAATAGAAGTGTGTTTAAAGAGATTGAATTTGAACTGAATATCTAATTATCTCTTCCATAGACCATTTTAATAGTAAACTGAAGAACAATATCCAAGAATCTGCTTCCCATGAGTTCACAGACTACAACACTTCCTGTGAATAATACTATTATGCGTCCACAAATGTTTTACATAAGTGGTTTACATGATATGCCCTTTGCaaactatttttatgtttttttgtttattgtgttaattcttacagtgttttctaatgtttttctTCTCGTTTTAATATGTTTTGGTCCAAGTCTTCACAATCCAAAATATATTGCTGTTAGTCACTTAGCCTTAGTTGATTTATGCACATCACTGTCTGTCACTCCTAAAGTaattgaaatgtttctttttaattccagTTTTATAACATATGAAGCGTGTTTAGCTgatatgttttttgttcttttctttaactCAATGCAGTCTCTTTCTCTTGCTATATTAGCTTATGACCGGTTTCTTGCCATATGTTTACCTTTAAGATATCACAGTATTAACACTAATGGCAGGATGATAATAATTATATTCTCAGTTTGGATGTTATCTGCTGTTACATTTTCTATAATGGTCCTCCTGATTACCAGACTCAACTTCTGTGGGTCCACAGTGATAAACAGTTATTTCTGCGATCATGGCCCTGTGTTTCGCTTAGCCTGCAATGATTCTTCTCCAAACACAATAATGGCTTTTACTACCATTATATTGTTTCTGTTCGTGCCGTTGGCCTTTATTCTTTTTACATACTTAGCTATTGGGTTAGCATTGTTAAAAATTGCAACAGCAGAAGGAAGACAGAA comes from the Erpetoichthys calabaricus chromosome 4, fErpCal1.3, whole genome shotgun sequence genome and includes:
- the LOC114650970 gene encoding olfactory receptor 146-like, with the protein product MSSQTTTLPVNNTIMRPQMFYISGLHDMPFANYFYVFLFIVLILTVFSNVFLLVLICFGPSLHNPKYIAVSHLALVDLCTSLSVTPKVIEMFLFNSSFITYEACLADMFFVLFFNSMQSLSLAILAYDRFLAICLPLRYHSINTNGRMIIIIFSVWMLSAVTFSIMVLLITRLNFCGSTVINSYFCDHGPVFRLACNDSSPNTIMAFTTIILFLFVPLAFILFTYLAIGLALLKIATAEGRQKALKTCTSHIILVALFYTPLVVTYFVAYAVGFHPNARILNNSLSTTIPPLLNPIIYTLKTEEVTESMKKLFKTKQDKNRKIRNSKILAE